In one window of Deinococcus hopiensis KR-140 DNA:
- a CDS encoding sensor histidine kinase has translation MRRLSGGGTSLALTLLASMLLLVALSVGLTFAFSNLAVRREVERLPPEVQAYLRARQEAERKGEPLPRLPPPPSRAHSERAAEAEAADARRNDARRNRGGHFPAVLSPRTQSFVRDVQRSLVQGGLVAAGLAALLSLLIARRVSGPLSAVAQAANRLAQGDLGSRAPVRRGDREVADLARAFNEMAANLQTLERERQQAVADIAHELRTPIAVMQARLDALEDGVYPLDTGQIELLSTQTQLLTRLVGDLRTLTLADAGRLGLNLRPTDLTALAEKVVRDLKDRAAARGVALQLQGPAAPLHADPDRLRQVTLNLVENALVHSRSRVDVRVEPGGEVVRLHVDDDGPGIPPASREAVFTRFTRLDESRSRHTGGSGLGLSIVRALAGAHGGGASAEASPLGGARLTVTLPARPSP, from the coding sequence GTGCGGCGCCTTTCCGGGGGCGGCACCAGCCTGGCCCTGACCCTGCTGGCGTCCATGCTGCTGCTCGTGGCGCTGTCGGTGGGCCTGACCTTCGCGTTCTCGAACCTGGCGGTGCGGCGCGAAGTCGAGAGGTTGCCGCCCGAGGTGCAGGCGTACCTGCGGGCGCGGCAGGAGGCCGAGCGCAAGGGCGAGCCGCTGCCCCGGCTCCCACCGCCGCCCAGCCGGGCCCACAGCGAGCGGGCGGCCGAAGCCGAAGCCGCCGACGCCCGGCGCAACGACGCCCGGCGCAACCGGGGTGGCCACTTCCCGGCGGTGCTGAGCCCACGCACCCAGAGCTTTGTGCGTGACGTCCAGCGCAGCCTGGTGCAGGGCGGGCTGGTGGCTGCGGGACTGGCCGCCCTGCTGAGCCTGCTGATCGCCCGGCGGGTGTCCGGGCCCCTGAGCGCCGTGGCGCAGGCGGCGAACCGGCTGGCGCAGGGTGACCTCGGCTCACGCGCGCCTGTGCGGCGCGGAGACCGGGAGGTGGCGGACCTGGCGCGGGCCTTCAACGAGATGGCCGCCAACCTCCAGACCCTGGAGCGCGAGCGCCAGCAGGCGGTGGCCGACATCGCCCACGAGCTTCGCACCCCCATCGCCGTGATGCAGGCGCGGCTGGACGCCCTGGAAGACGGCGTGTACCCGCTGGACACGGGGCAGATCGAACTGCTGAGCACCCAGACGCAACTCCTGACGCGGCTGGTGGGAGATTTGCGGACGCTGACCCTGGCCGACGCGGGCCGCCTGGGGCTGAACCTGCGCCCCACGGACCTCACGGCGCTGGCCGAGAAGGTCGTGCGCGACCTGAAGGACCGGGCGGCGGCGCGCGGAGTGGCGCTGCAGCTGCAAGGCCCCGCCGCGCCGCTCCACGCGGACCCGGACCGGTTGCGCCAGGTCACGCTGAACCTGGTGGAAAACGCCCTGGTTCACTCGCGCTCGCGGGTGGACGTGCGGGTGGAGCCGGGCGGAGAAGTGGTGCGGCTGCACGTGGATGACGACGGTCCCGGCATTCCGCCCGCCAGCCGCGAGGCCGTCTTTACCCGCTTTACCCGCCTGGACGAGAGCCGCTCGCGCCACACCGGGGGCAGTGGCCTGGGGCTGTCGATTGTGCGCGCGCTGGCCGGGGCGCATGGGGGCGGCGCGAGCGCGGAGGCAAGTCCTCTGGGCGGCGCGCGCCTCACGGTCACGCTGCCCGCGCGGCCCTCGCCCTGA
- a CDS encoding ABC transporter ATP-binding protein, protein MTSPPPVVDIRDVRRVYAQGDVVFEALKGVSVQIAQGEMVALMGPSGSGKTTLMQIIGLLDRPSSGAYLLGGQDVTALTENERAEARNVEIGFVFQAFHLLPRLTLLENVEVPLTYAGVPPRERRERAMDVLGRVGLESKASNLPSQISGGQKQRVAVARALAGSPRLLLADEPTGNLDTRTSEEVMGLFSELHAEGTTVVLVTHEPDIGAYAERVVRVRDGLIESDTRQTPRRALLQPGLEAPA, encoded by the coding sequence GTGACCTCGCCTCCGCCTGTGGTGGACATCCGGGACGTGCGGCGCGTCTACGCGCAGGGCGACGTGGTGTTTGAGGCCTTGAAGGGCGTCAGCGTGCAGATCGCTCAGGGTGAGATGGTGGCGCTGATGGGCCCCTCGGGCAGCGGCAAGACCACCCTGATGCAGATTATCGGCCTGCTGGACCGCCCGAGCAGCGGCGCGTATCTCCTTGGCGGGCAGGACGTGACGGCCCTTACCGAGAACGAACGCGCGGAGGCCCGCAACGTCGAGATCGGCTTTGTGTTCCAGGCGTTCCACCTGCTGCCCCGCCTCACCTTGCTGGAGAACGTGGAGGTGCCCCTCACCTACGCTGGAGTGCCCCCCCGGGAACGGCGGGAACGGGCCATGGACGTGCTGGGCCGTGTGGGCCTGGAGAGCAAGGCCTCAAACCTCCCTTCACAGATCAGCGGCGGGCAAAAGCAGCGGGTGGCGGTGGCGCGCGCGCTGGCGGGAAGCCCCCGGTTGCTGCTGGCCGACGAACCCACCGGCAACCTCGACACCCGCACCAGTGAGGAGGTGATGGGCCTGTTTTCCGAACTGCACGCCGAGGGCACCACCGTGGTCCTCGTGACGCACGAGCCCGACATCGGAGCCTATGCCGAGCGGGTGGTGCGGGTGCGGGACGGCCTGATCGAGAGCGATACGCGGCAGACGCCCCGCCGCGCGCTGCTCCAACCGGGACTGGAGGCCCCGGCATGA
- a CDS encoding TolC family protein, which produces MRAALHPLRLPRALALSAALSLFGVSLAQGSAELTLDAALAQLAGAPSVTQAQLSVVTAQENLNAARSALGLTVSVTGNANYAGATTSVAANGTSADTPASLSGSAGVNVSLGLLPWASSQAGLRSAERNLALARVRLTEAQATARLNAVQQYLAGVLATQDVALADQTLALRQRQLTVTQTQRENGNATAESVLSAQANVQSAQGAQLQAAASLDAARRSLSAALGTDVGGRTFITAPQTTFTLPDVAALVTQARTQRREVLEAQNTLAAAQEALETQRREATLPDVTASVRYGPGTGGLSASLNLKQGTVGAGYTLPVGTSTGTANRVTASVTGTYVIYSPAVKAELSAAQATVTQAQLSLNVAQQNVELDVRTRLSTLQSSLIALQSRATQVQVAQISLDAARTRVEAGTGTADDVAAAELGLLQAQRDLLSARVTAQTNLIQLQNAAGGPA; this is translated from the coding sequence ATGCGAGCCGCCCTCCACCCCCTTCGCCTGCCCCGCGCCCTGGCACTGAGCGCGGCCCTGAGTTTGTTCGGGGTCAGCCTGGCCCAGGGAAGCGCTGAGCTGACCCTGGACGCCGCCCTCGCCCAACTGGCCGGGGCCCCCAGCGTGACCCAGGCGCAACTCAGCGTGGTGACCGCCCAGGAAAACCTCAACGCCGCCCGCAGCGCCCTGGGCCTGACCGTCAGCGTGACCGGCAACGCGAACTACGCGGGGGCCACCACGTCCGTGGCCGCGAACGGCACCTCCGCCGACACGCCCGCGAGCCTGAGCGGCAGCGCGGGCGTGAACGTGTCGCTGGGCCTGCTCCCCTGGGCCAGCAGTCAGGCCGGGCTCCGCAGCGCCGAGCGCAACCTCGCCTTGGCCCGCGTCCGGCTGACGGAGGCGCAGGCCACCGCCCGCCTGAACGCCGTTCAGCAGTACCTCGCGGGTGTCCTGGCAACGCAGGACGTGGCCCTCGCGGACCAGACCCTGGCCCTGCGCCAGCGTCAACTGACCGTGACGCAGACGCAGCGGGAGAACGGCAACGCCACCGCCGAAAGTGTGCTGAGCGCCCAGGCGAACGTGCAGAGCGCCCAGGGGGCCCAGCTTCAGGCTGCCGCCAGCCTCGACGCCGCCCGCCGGAGCCTGAGCGCCGCCCTGGGCACCGATGTGGGCGGCCGCACCTTCATCACCGCGCCCCAGACCACCTTCACCCTGCCCGACGTGGCGGCCCTCGTCACCCAGGCCCGGACCCAGCGCCGTGAGGTGCTGGAGGCCCAGAACACCCTCGCCGCCGCGCAGGAGGCCCTGGAGACGCAGAGGCGCGAGGCCACGCTGCCCGACGTGACCGCCAGCGTGCGCTACGGGCCGGGTACAGGGGGCCTCAGCGCCAGCCTCAACCTCAAGCAGGGGACGGTGGGGGCGGGGTACACCCTGCCTGTCGGAACGTCCACCGGTACGGCCAACCGCGTCACCGCCAGCGTCACGGGCACCTACGTGATCTACTCGCCCGCTGTAAAAGCGGAGTTGTCGGCGGCGCAGGCCACCGTCACGCAGGCGCAGCTCTCGCTGAACGTCGCCCAGCAGAACGTGGAACTCGACGTGCGGACGCGCCTGAGCACCCTGCAAAGCAGCCTGATCGCCCTGCAGAGCCGCGCCACGCAGGTGCAGGTGGCCCAGATTTCCCTCGACGCTGCCCGTACCCGGGTGGAGGCGGGCACGGGCACCGCCGACGACGTGGCGGCCGCTGAACTCGGCCTCCTTCAAGCCCAGCGTGACCTCCTGAGCGCGCGCGTTACCGCCCAGACCAACCTCATTCAACTGCAAAACGCCGCTGGAGGCCCTGCGTGA
- a CDS encoding efflux RND transporter periplasmic adaptor subunit, which yields MTTPAVTTRPSQTRRRKRWPWVVTGLLLLGGVGGGVYYNRAHTAEATTTETVTTQTVQPGTIRVSVSGPGTLEANATRTVGADLTATVGQVPAVGERVQKGQLLTTLRSDEVEENVQTAELSLRKAQASLDATRASQASGRAGRQSSVTQAFGNVTDARQALTEAAHTLNAQQQLYAVGAVSGQALTDARTAASKARSALQSAQASLAAAQTQAATGNGSDAENLRSAQIAVQQAQAALTTAQKARTDLKVYAPISGVVSAVNATEGTVVLSGATLLTIIDDTTLNLPVQVDETEIAGVKVGQKAEVTLDAYDGQTFGGKVIRVSPGATQSNGISVFTATVSLNNAGGQLRSGMTAEAEIIQSEAQGLLVPTKAVETVRTRSYVEVPGQGEGAGPERVRVHTGATDGTNTVVTEGLEAGQEVIVPGGTRSSAGTSGTSSNRRSGGFGGAGGPPAGGFGGAP from the coding sequence GTGACCACGCCCGCCGTCACCACCCGGCCTTCCCAGACCCGGCGCCGCAAGCGCTGGCCCTGGGTGGTGACCGGCCTGCTGCTGCTGGGCGGTGTGGGCGGCGGGGTGTATTACAACCGCGCGCACACCGCGGAGGCGACCACCACCGAGACCGTGACCACCCAGACCGTCCAGCCCGGCACCATTCGCGTCAGCGTGAGTGGTCCCGGCACCCTGGAGGCCAACGCCACCCGGACGGTCGGCGCGGACCTCACCGCCACCGTGGGTCAGGTTCCGGCGGTGGGTGAGCGGGTGCAGAAGGGCCAGCTCCTGACCACCCTGAGGAGCGACGAGGTGGAGGAAAACGTCCAGACCGCCGAGCTGAGCCTCCGCAAGGCCCAGGCCAGCCTCGACGCCACCCGCGCCAGCCAGGCATCGGGCCGCGCCGGGCGGCAGAGCAGCGTGACCCAGGCGTTTGGCAACGTGACCGACGCCCGTCAGGCCCTGACCGAGGCGGCGCACACCCTGAATGCCCAGCAGCAGCTCTATGCCGTCGGTGCCGTGAGCGGGCAGGCCCTGACCGACGCCCGCACCGCCGCGAGTAAGGCCCGCTCGGCGCTCCAGAGCGCCCAGGCCAGCCTCGCGGCGGCCCAGACCCAGGCGGCGACGGGCAACGGCAGCGACGCCGAGAACCTCCGCAGCGCGCAGATCGCCGTGCAGCAGGCCCAGGCAGCGCTGACCACCGCCCAGAAGGCGCGAACTGACCTCAAGGTCTACGCCCCCATCAGCGGTGTGGTGAGCGCCGTAAACGCCACCGAGGGCACCGTGGTCCTCAGCGGCGCGACGCTGCTCACCATCATCGACGACACCACCCTCAACCTGCCCGTGCAGGTGGACGAGACCGAAATCGCGGGCGTGAAGGTGGGCCAGAAGGCCGAGGTGACCCTGGACGCCTACGACGGTCAGACCTTCGGGGGCAAAGTCATTCGCGTCTCACCCGGGGCCACCCAGTCCAACGGCATCAGCGTCTTTACCGCCACCGTCAGCCTGAACAACGCCGGCGGGCAGCTGCGCAGCGGCATGACCGCCGAGGCCGAGATCATCCAGAGCGAGGCCCAGGGCCTGCTCGTGCCCACCAAGGCCGTCGAAACGGTGCGCACCCGCAGCTACGTCGAGGTGCCCGGCCAGGGCGAGGGAGCCGGGCCCGAGCGCGTGCGCGTCCATACGGGCGCGACGGACGGCACGAACACCGTCGTGACCGAGGGGCTGGAGGCCGGGCAGGAGGTGATCGTTCCAGGCGGTACGAGGAGCAGCGCTGGAACGTCGGGCACGTCCTCAAACCGCCGGAGCGGGGGCTTTGGCGGTGCGGGGGGACCTCCCGCCGGCGGCTTCGGGGGCGCGCCGTGA
- a CDS encoding response regulator: MSALILIVEDEPQLAEVLEAYARQEGYRTERAGDGDAALHAFRAVQPDLILLDVMLPGRSGLDVLKVVRSDGVTPVILVTARAEETDQIVGLELGADDYVVKPFRPREVMARVKAVLRRSSAALQDGEPPLRVGPLEVDRRAVVARVDGRPLALTPAEFRLLAHLAEAPGRAFTREDLLAAALPDSDALERVVDAHLASVRRKLDGSGAAGLLRTVRGVGYRLEVSP; the protein is encoded by the coding sequence ATGAGTGCCCTGATCCTGATCGTGGAGGACGAGCCGCAACTGGCGGAGGTGCTGGAAGCCTACGCGCGGCAGGAGGGCTACCGCACCGAGCGGGCTGGAGACGGCGACGCGGCCCTGCACGCCTTCCGCGCCGTGCAGCCGGACCTGATCCTGCTGGACGTGATGCTGCCCGGACGCAGCGGCCTGGACGTGCTGAAGGTGGTGCGCTCGGATGGGGTCACGCCGGTGATTCTGGTTACGGCGCGCGCCGAGGAGACGGACCAGATCGTGGGTCTGGAACTGGGGGCCGACGACTACGTGGTCAAGCCCTTTCGCCCACGCGAGGTGATGGCGCGCGTCAAGGCCGTGCTGCGCCGCAGCAGCGCCGCCCTGCAAGACGGTGAGCCGCCCCTGCGCGTGGGCCCGCTGGAGGTGGACCGCCGCGCCGTGGTGGCCCGGGTGGACGGGCGGCCCCTGGCCCTGACGCCCGCCGAGTTCCGGTTGCTGGCCCACCTCGCCGAGGCCCCGGGCCGCGCCTTTACCCGGGAGGACCTGCTCGCGGCGGCCCTGCCCGACAGCGACGCGCTGGAACGGGTGGTGGACGCCCACCTCGCCAGCGTGCGGCGCAAGCTTGACGGCAGCGGGGCCGCCGGGCTGCTGCGCACGGTGCGCGGTGTGGGCTACCGGCTGGAGGTTTCGCCTTGA
- a CDS encoding PAS domain-containing protein has translation MISVEQLAENLPEGFIAVDSDWRVRYVSARARHLLRNSGLQLGTDLHDLLPDAPGTKVWSELNRAHQKRVMVEFEVFYPQLFVWHEVRAIPDSEGGLALLLRDVTDRQWVIQKDAEHAYLRGLFADAPLAISILRGPKHQFEYANDFARNLVGGRHLEGLTVREAFPELQGQGFFELLDQVYGTGVPFHGSELPAVLTSPDGQTPQDLIVNVSYLPLRGFDTEVRGLLSLSTDVTHYVGKRQVAQS, from the coding sequence GTAGAACAGCTGGCGGAGAATCTGCCCGAAGGGTTCATCGCCGTGGATTCGGACTGGCGCGTCAGGTATGTGAGCGCCCGCGCCCGCCACCTGCTCCGCAACTCCGGGCTGCAGCTGGGGACCGATCTGCACGACCTGTTGCCCGACGCGCCCGGCACCAAGGTCTGGTCGGAACTGAACCGGGCCCACCAGAAGCGCGTGATGGTGGAGTTCGAGGTGTTCTACCCGCAGCTGTTCGTGTGGCACGAGGTCCGCGCCATTCCGGACAGCGAGGGCGGGCTGGCCCTCCTGTTGCGGGACGTGACGGACCGGCAGTGGGTGATTCAGAAAGACGCCGAGCACGCCTACTTGCGCGGGCTGTTCGCGGACGCCCCCCTGGCCATTTCGATTCTGCGGGGCCCCAAGCACCAGTTCGAGTACGCCAACGACTTTGCGCGGAATCTGGTGGGGGGACGGCACCTCGAAGGCCTGACGGTCCGCGAGGCCTTTCCCGAATTGCAGGGACAGGGCTTTTTTGAACTTCTGGATCAGGTGTACGGCACGGGCGTCCCCTTTCACGGATCGGAGTTGCCCGCGGTTCTGACGTCCCCCGACGGTCAGACGCCCCAGGACCTGATCGTCAACGTCTCCTACCTGCCGCTGCGCGGATTTGACACCGAGGTGAGGGGGCTCCTGTCCCTGTCCACCGATGTCACGCATTACGTGGGGAAACGCCAGGTGGCCCAAAGCTAA
- a CDS encoding transglutaminase-like domain-containing protein, with protein MVQTPAVPSSIDQPVRVRAGFSLTFDVPYPTPMLFVVQPVDRLYPTGTRQRIVDERPLGAAQGIHSYTDIHGNRVWRTLAQPGEFTVGHDLIAEVTRRPDPILPDLPKHRVEDLPDETIQYLLPSRYVDSDLVSGEAWERFGHIAGGWAQVQAISDFLHDECVYGSGSTSTTTARQALDSKRAVCRDFAHMGVAFCRALNIPARYVCGYLPDIDITPDPVPMDFHAWFEAYLGGEWRTFDARHNKPRAGRLLIAQGRDASDVAFTTTFGAARLTHMKVWADETGEGTTLDDPPKPRVF; from the coding sequence ATGGTGCAGACTCCAGCGGTGCCCAGTTCCATCGATCAGCCCGTGCGTGTGCGCGCCGGTTTCTCCCTGACTTTCGACGTGCCCTATCCCACGCCCATGCTGTTCGTGGTGCAACCCGTAGATCGCCTCTACCCCACCGGCACCCGCCAGCGCATCGTGGACGAGCGGCCCCTGGGCGCAGCGCAGGGCATCCACAGCTACACCGACATTCACGGCAACAGGGTGTGGCGCACGCTGGCGCAGCCGGGCGAATTTACAGTCGGGCACGACCTGATCGCGGAAGTTACCCGCCGCCCGGACCCCATCTTGCCGGACCTGCCCAAGCACCGCGTCGAGGACCTGCCCGACGAAACCATCCAGTACCTGCTGCCCAGCCGTTATGTGGACAGCGACCTGGTGAGCGGCGAGGCCTGGGAGCGCTTCGGGCACATCGCGGGTGGGTGGGCGCAGGTGCAGGCGATCAGCGACTTCCTGCACGACGAATGCGTGTACGGCTCGGGCAGTACGTCGACGACCACGGCCCGGCAGGCGCTGGACAGCAAGCGGGCCGTGTGCCGGGACTTCGCCCACATGGGCGTGGCGTTTTGCCGGGCGCTGAACATTCCCGCGCGCTACGTGTGCGGCTACCTGCCCGACATCGACATCACCCCCGACCCCGTGCCCATGGATTTTCACGCCTGGTTCGAGGCGTACCTGGGAGGCGAGTGGCGCACCTTCGACGCCCGTCACAACAAGCCCCGCGCCGGGCGGCTGCTGATCGCCCAGGGGCGCGACGCTTCGGACGTGGCGTTTACCACCACCTTTGGGGCGGCCCGCCTGACCCATATGAAAGTCTGGGCGGACGAGACGGGGGAGGGCACCACGCTGGACGATCCGCCGAAGCCGCGGGTGTTCTGA
- a CDS encoding TolC family protein: MKLLSALSLTTALLLPTASAQGTVSLGQAVTAALTNNGDVKTAQANLQKAQAANKAAQADPSTLAAAKLTARSSEAEAEAQLHSARLGTLQNTMTAYTALLEAQENVELQTLQVQVDQKGVQVAQVKLKVQNATALDVQNAQNTLSGSQQNLADAKAQVNLASAKLATLTGLGSGVRAAGITTVPKLSTTLAKLQQGLPDLASVISSANDVAAQQLAVKLADNDFTPARTLSDARTALSNAQRSLDSAQKGAGQTLASAYQSAQNSYELLSVAQSREAAAQKTYTQDAARLKSGTISAVELQGSQLALKKAQYARLQAQDNVLEALAALSVAAGQNLTGIGGSL, translated from the coding sequence GTGAAACTCCTCTCTGCTCTCTCTTTGACCACCGCCCTGCTCCTGCCCACCGCCTCCGCCCAGGGCACCGTCAGTCTGGGCCAGGCCGTGACCGCCGCCCTGACGAACAACGGTGACGTGAAGACCGCCCAGGCCAACCTGCAAAAGGCCCAGGCCGCCAACAAGGCCGCGCAGGCCGATCCCAGCACCCTGGCCGCCGCCAAGCTCACCGCGCGGAGCAGCGAGGCGGAGGCCGAGGCACAACTGCACTCGGCGCGTCTGGGCACCCTGCAAAACACCATGACCGCCTATACGGCCCTGCTCGAAGCCCAGGAGAACGTGGAGCTCCAGACCCTGCAGGTGCAGGTGGACCAGAAGGGGGTGCAGGTGGCGCAGGTCAAGCTCAAGGTGCAGAATGCCACCGCCCTGGACGTGCAAAACGCGCAGAACACCCTCTCGGGCAGCCAGCAGAACCTCGCGGACGCGAAAGCCCAGGTCAATCTCGCCAGCGCCAAACTCGCCACGCTGACCGGGCTGGGCAGCGGCGTGCGGGCCGCGGGCATTACCACCGTCCCCAAACTGTCTACCACCCTTGCCAAGTTGCAACAGGGTCTGCCGGACCTCGCCAGCGTGATCTCATCGGCCAACGATGTGGCCGCCCAGCAACTCGCGGTGAAGCTCGCGGACAACGACTTCACGCCTGCCCGCACCTTAAGTGACGCCCGCACCGCTCTCTCCAACGCCCAGCGCAGCCTGGACAGCGCCCAGAAGGGAGCGGGGCAGACCCTTGCCAGCGCGTACCAGAGCGCCCAGAACAGCTACGAGCTCCTCAGCGTGGCCCAGAGCCGCGAGGCGGCCGCCCAGAAGACCTACACCCAGGACGCCGCCCGTCTGAAAAGCGGCACCATCAGCGCCGTCGAGCTGCAGGGCAGCCAGCTGGCGCTGAAAAAGGCCCAGTACGCCCGCCTGCAGGCGCAGGACAACGTGCTTGAAGCCCTCGCGGCGCTGTCCGTCGCCGCCGGGCAGAACCTGACGGGCATCGGAGGCAGCCTGTGA